The genomic window CTGACCGGCCCCTATGGTGACGTTCCTTCGCTGGCGCTCGACGGGCTGCGGTCGCTTGAGCCCGCCGACGCAGACCCGTCCGCCGTGGCGCAGGGCATCGTCGACATTGTGAACGCGCCGTTCGGCAAGCGACCGTTCCGGGTTCATGTCGATCCGTCACACGATGGGTCCGAGGTTGTCAGCGGTGTCGCGGATCGGGTCCGGGCAGAGATGTTCCGGCGGATCGGGCTGGAAGATCTGCTTTCCCCTGCTGTTTGAAAGCAGAACACCGCCTTTGGGTCGGATAGTGCCAGGCATGTCCAGGCGCAATGATTTCGATCAATAGCCCCGACACGGTCATGGGCATTCGTGTTGGGCGCCTGCCCGAGCAGTTGCTGGAATCTCGCATTACCCAACGAAATAGCATGCACTGTCCTGATGATGGCACGCGTTAGATGGAAAAGAAGGATGGCGATAGAACTGAAGCATCTTCGATACGCTATAGCGGCCGCCGAGCATCACAGCTTTCGGCGCGCAGCGAATGTCATCGGGGTTCATCAGTCCGCTATCAGTCGGCGAATTCGAGACTTGGAAGACCAGCTTGGTGTATCGCTCTTTAACCGGCATTCCGGAGGCGTGGAGCTAACCTATGCCGGGCAGAATTTCATCGAACACGCGCGACCTGCAATGGGCCAGATAGGGTGTGCTGCCAGCTTGGCTGATGCTTGCGGGTCCGGAAGTGCGGGGCTCGTCCGCGTTGGAATTTTCTCATCGCTGTCTTCTGGATTCATTTCCGATTTGCTGCGCACCTATGAGCGCAGACATTCCGACGTTCGCCTCGATTTTGTCGAGGGTGCGCCAAGCGACCATCTTTCCGCGATCCGCCAGTACAAGATGGACATCGCATTTCTAACGGGGGCTACCACACCAATTGGCTGCGAGGGCCAACACCTTTGGACAGAGCGCGTCTTCGTTGTTCTTCCGACTGACGATGTGTTGGCCAACAAGGGCGAACTGGTCTGGGCCGATCTGCGCAACAGACATTTCATTGTAAGCAATTCCGATCCAGGGCCTGAAATTCACAGTTACTTGGTCAAGCATCTTGCACAGCTTGGCCACAATCCCAGCATCGAAAATTGTGCTGTAGGGAGAGACAACCTCATGCAGCTCGTCTCCTTTGGGAGGGGCCTGACACTCACCAGTGAAGCAACAACAGGCACAACTTTTCCGGGCACGATTTATCGCTTATTGGTCGGTGAGGAACTTCCGTTCTGCGCAATCTGGTCGTCAAAGAACGACAATCCCGCACTTCGCCGTTTGCTCAGCCTTGCCAGAGTAATGGCAAAACGTAACCAACTGCAGAGCGGCGCGGCGCGCCATCCTAAAGTGGAAAGCGATGTGACGACCGGTCGCTCTTTGGCGAAGT from Rhodophyticola sp. CCM32 includes these protein-coding regions:
- a CDS encoding LysR family transcriptional regulator, which codes for MAIELKHLRYAIAAAEHHSFRRAANVIGVHQSAISRRIRDLEDQLGVSLFNRHSGGVELTYAGQNFIEHARPAMGQIGCAASLADACGSGSAGLVRVGIFSSLSSGFISDLLRTYERRHSDVRLDFVEGAPSDHLSAIRQYKMDIAFLTGATTPIGCEGQHLWTERVFVVLPTDDVLANKGELVWADLRNRHFIVSNSDPGPEIHSYLVKHLAQLGHNPSIENCAVGRDNLMQLVSFGRGLTLTSEATTGTTFPGTIYRLLVGEELPFCAIWSSKNDNPALRRLLSLARVMAKRNQLQSGAARHPKVESDVTTGRSLAKSKEPMRRPGL